A section of the Styela clava chromosome 9, kaStyClav1.hap1.2, whole genome shotgun sequence genome encodes:
- the LOC120338699 gene encoding leukocyte elastase inhibitor-like isoform X2 — MFTFSSICLVLLSGLLISNVYGTANIYSDAVEKLTAANSKFAVDLYREIIAQPKTVNVVFSPVSVSAALAMVKLGTKENSTKQIAEALHLKDVEASLINSAFGELNGLLFDKPKDNITLKGANGAFISKTASVLNDYRNALSVFGAKIEDLDFGDKTSVSHINKWISQETGDLIPNMLNDDDLDATTALVLVNTLYFTGEWHSGFSPMHTDERAFYVSHYRVINTHFMYQRGKFRFRYIESLNLQVLELPYVGQDISMYLFLPDNFDLASVEKNLNYENLTNWISNMEYETVDITLPKFKVEAGIELQKSLQNLGIKDIFSSGQADLSGISGDKSLFVDAIFHKGVLEVNPLGGLVQAEREEANRTPADKRIMFYADHPFIFLIKNMKSGVMYQLGAFKRPEGKEQNHDEL, encoded by the exons ATGTTCACGTTTTCGTCAATTTGTCTGGTGTTGTTGTCGGGATTGCTAATTTCGAATGTCTACGGAACAGCTAACATATACAGTGATGCCGTGGAAAAGTTAACAGCAGCAAATTCGAAGTTCGCTGTGGATCTCTACAGGGAAATTATTGCACAACCCAAAACAGTAAATGTGGTATTCTCTCCAGTCAGCGTCTCAGCAG CTTTGGCAATGGTGAAGTTAGGAACGAAAGAAAATTCCACTAAACAAATTGCAGAAGCCCTTCATTTAAAAGATGTTGAAGCATCACTAATCAATTCAGCATTTGGTGAACTGAATGGACTTCTTTTTGACAAG CCTAAAGACAACATCACCCTGAAAGGTGCGAATGGAGCATTCATTTCAAAGACTGCCAGTGTGTTGAATGACTATAGAAATGCTCTCTCAGTGTTTGGAGCGAAAATTGAAGAT TTGGATTTTGGGGACAAGACATCTGTATCTCACATTAATAAATGGATCTCTCAAGAAACTGGCGACCTCATTCCAAATATGCTCAACGATGACGATCTAGATGCGACAACTGCTTTGGTCCTTGTCAACACCCTTTATTTTACTGGTGAATGGCACTCTGGCTTTTCACCAATGCACACTGATGAAAGAGCATTTTATGTGTCTCATTACAGAGTTATCAATACTCACTTCATGTATCAACGAG GAAAGTTTCGTTTTCGGTATATTGAATCATTGAATCTTCAGGTTTTGGAATTGCCTTACGTTGGCCAAGATATCAGCATGTATCTTTTCCTGCCGGACAATTTTGATCTTGCATCTGTTGAGAAGAACTTAAACTATGAGAACCTTACCAATTGGATTTCCAACATGGAATACGAAACTGTTGAC ATCACATTACCAAAATTTAAAGTGGAGGCTGGCATTGAACTTCAAAAATCATTGCAAAACCTGGGAATCAAAGATATATTTTCATCCGGCCAAGCAGACCTATCTGGAATAAGTGGTGACAAATCACTCTTCGTTGATGCCATTTTTCACAAAGGTGTACTAGAG GTGAATCCTCTAGGGGGATTGGTTCAGGCAGAGCGCGAAGAAGCCAACCGTACACCTGCTGACAAAAGAATTATGTTTTATGCGGATCATCCTTTCATCTTCCTGATCAAAAACATGAAAAGTGGTGTCATGTATCAGCTTGGAGCATTCAAACGTCCAGAAGGCAAGGAACAAAATCATGATGAGCTATGA
- the LOC120338699 gene encoding leukocyte elastase inhibitor-like isoform X1 encodes MFTFSSICLVLLSGLLISNVYGTANIYSDAVEKLTAANSKFAVDLYREIIAQPKTVNVVFSPVSVSAALAMVKLGTKENSTKQIAEALHLKDVEASLINSAFGELNGLLFDKPKDNITLKGANGAFISKTASVLNDYRNALSVFGAKIEDLDFGDKTSVSHINKWISQETGDLIPNMLNDDDLDATTALVLVNTLYFTGEWHSGFSPMHTDERAFYVSHYRVINTHFMYQRGKFRFRYIESLNLQVLELPYVGQDISMYLFLPDNFDLASVEKNLNYENLTNWISNMEYETVDITLPKFKVEAGIELQKSLQNLGIKDIFSSGQADLSGISGDKSLFVDAIFHKGVLEVTEEGSTAAAATTVRIMARSLDLAIRYFADHPFIWMIHHNKIRQILFLGRFVRPEGTEMSHQEL; translated from the exons ATGTTCACGTTTTCGTCAATTTGTCTGGTGTTGTTGTCGGGATTGCTAATTTCGAATGTCTACGGAACAGCTAACATATACAGTGATGCCGTGGAAAAGTTAACAGCAGCAAATTCGAAGTTCGCTGTGGATCTCTACAGGGAAATTATTGCACAACCCAAAACAGTAAATGTGGTATTCTCTCCAGTCAGCGTCTCAGCAG CTTTGGCAATGGTGAAGTTAGGAACGAAAGAAAATTCCACTAAACAAATTGCAGAAGCCCTTCATTTAAAAGATGTTGAAGCATCACTAATCAATTCAGCATTTGGTGAACTGAATGGACTTCTTTTTGACAAG CCTAAAGACAACATCACCCTGAAAGGTGCGAATGGAGCATTCATTTCAAAGACTGCCAGTGTGTTGAATGACTATAGAAATGCTCTCTCAGTGTTTGGAGCGAAAATTGAAGAT TTGGATTTTGGGGACAAGACATCTGTATCTCACATTAATAAATGGATCTCTCAAGAAACTGGCGACCTCATTCCAAATATGCTCAACGATGACGATCTAGATGCGACAACTGCTTTGGTCCTTGTCAACACCCTTTATTTTACTGGTGAATGGCACTCTGGCTTTTCACCAATGCACACTGATGAAAGAGCATTTTATGTGTCTCATTACAGAGTTATCAATACTCACTTCATGTATCAACGAG GAAAGTTTCGTTTTCGGTATATTGAATCATTGAATCTTCAGGTTTTGGAATTGCCTTACGTTGGCCAAGATATCAGCATGTATCTTTTCCTGCCGGACAATTTTGATCTTGCATCTGTTGAGAAGAACTTAAACTATGAGAACCTTACCAATTGGATTTCCAACATGGAATACGAAACTGTTGAC ATCACATTACCAAAATTTAAAGTGGAGGCTGGCATTGAACTTCAAAAATCATTGCAAAACCTGGGAATCAAAGATATATTTTCATCCGGCCAAGCAGACCTATCTGGAATAAGTGGTGACAAATCACTCTTCGTTGATGCCATTTTTCACAAAGGTGTACTAGAG GTTACTGAAGAGGGCAGCACGGCGGCTGCGGCCACCACTGTCCGGATTATGGCACGCTCACTTGATCTTGCCATCAGATATTTTGCTGATCATCCATTCATATGGATGATACATCACAACAAAATTCGCCAGATACTCTTTCTGGGCCGGTTTGTACGACCTGAAGGCACAGAAATGAGTCATCAAGAACTGTAG